Proteins encoded within one genomic window of Naumovozyma dairenensis CBS 421 chromosome 6, complete genome:
- the DSL1 gene encoding Dsl1p (similar to Saccharomyces cerevisiae DSL1 (YNL258C); ancestral locus Anc_1.99) — MSIPSLEALLSNKDELISSIKDDLLLLQNKNNITTTGNDAEDDLNVSKMDKTPDVNTILTKETQLATELHDLQQLKTISSLIMEFKTNFELFELENCFYSLQSLRKQIGTITINNNNPSFARQNYHFQRSVIVYIDSLHLDLISRIFEIITLKFWNITSESISFNPKLNVQTTDGLDVEIAYDSFISSIKNLYFPNDIIDSEFWIISNVELNDLHESIRNKLQTIFKDYINLDGVSAMIKNAIFTNNKQFKYANNKLSIISSLTSMNQTDFLTTTIESFQNIITFLNETLPLQDRNILLSKLGNTITTELLKFVKVNISKILNNENSNLMKDQTLKINTELITFAKHFTLSSSSHSGLNNFKNYDGQQIIELLNNNRIYYNLLLDNSLYDQIKQMRIKLANDTDPIWDIIQLHHNAQDKTSLSEDKTNTVKNNIDNDNNDDDWNWNEEEEETTHNVDGDEGDEDVDAWGDEIDLELDAENESLNKKPLNHGENDAASWNEAWDIGEDDININNETNTRRRSSTQPKVVSNIAITNLPELFSGTLKNFNTSYKEIGENNIDKESYNHKLNVLQTAFISMTMPHFQNANNWWVFYNDMKIIIKDNEEIPLTRIQELSYSYLETELNLKKKHVSKLVERQLQSLKRNENNPNWYITEDELLPYIKSEIIGPLQNINGIDSQERSLLFLNFLYNHCIINSILKWEMISDKNSEHLSHFFQIILNETHVDSLEHLHSTSKNYKELREKFKIIGNFLPLHMKEIMEMFYDGDFYLFSTEEIIEWLKLLFADTPVRKNAIDDINEIRGAALEN; from the coding sequence ATGTCCATTCCCTCTTTGGAAGCTCTTTTGTCTAATAAAGACGAACTGATAAGCTCAATTAAAGATGACTTATTacttttacaaaataagaACAATATAACCACCACCGGCAATGATGCTGAAGACGATCTAAACGTCTCTAAGATGGACAAAACCCCAGATGTCAACACAATTTTAACCAAAGAAACTCAACTAGCCACAGAGTTACATGATTtacaacaattgaaaaccatatcttcattaattatggaatttaaaacaaattttgaactctttgaattggaaaattgcTTTTATTCTTTACAATCATTAAGGAAACAAATTGGTACCATTaccattaataataataatccatCATTTGCAAGACAGAATTATCATTTCCAACGTTCTGTTATCGTTTACATTGATTCATTACATCTCGATTTAATATCTAGAATCTTTGAAATCATCACTTTaaaattttggaatattaCCTCTGAATCTATATCATTCAATCCAAAGCTTAATGTTCAAACAACAGATGGATTAGATGTGGAAATTGCATACGATTCCTTCATAAGttctataaaaaatttatacTTCCCAAACGATATCATAGATTCTGAATTTTGGATTATTTCAAATGTagaattgaatgatttacATGAATCtataagaaataaattacaaacCATATTCAAAGATTATATTAACTTGGATGGGGTATCTGCTATGATAAAGAATGCAATATTCACTAATAACAAACAATTTAAATatgcaaataataaattatccatTATATCGTCATTAACTTCAATGAATCAAACAGATTTTTtgacaacaacaatagaaagttttcaaaacatAATTACGTTCTTAAATGAAACTCTCCCTTTACAAGATCGTAACATTTTACTATCAAAATTAGGGAATACTATAACCACTGAACTATTAAAATTCGTCAAAGTtaacatttcaaaaatcttaaataatgaaaacagTAATCTTATGAAAGATCAaacattgaaaataaatactGAATTGATCACATTTGCAAAACACTTTACCttgtcatcatcatctcaTTCAGGTTTgaacaatttcaaaaattatgatggacaacaaataattgaattattgaataataataggatttattataatttacTATTAGATAATTCGTTATATGATCAAATTAAACAAATGAGAATTAAACTCGCTAATGATACTGATCCTATATGGGATATAATCCAACTTCATCATAATGCTCAAGATAAGACTTCTCTCTCCGAAGATAAAACTAACACCGTTAAGAATAAcattgataatgataataatgatgacgaCTGGAATTGGAAtgaggaagaagaggaGACTACTCATAATGTTGACGGAGACGAAGGAGATGAGGATGTTGATGCCTGGGGTGATGAGATTGATCTAGAATTGGATGCTGAGAACGAATCcttaaataaaaaaccaTTAAATCATGGTGAAAATGATGCCGCTAGCTGGAATGAAGCATGGGATATTGGGGAAGATGacataaatataaataatgaaacaaatacTCGTCGTCGGAGTAGTACACAACCGAAAGTGGTCTCTAATATTGCTATTACCAATCTACCTGAACTCTTTTCAGGAACTTTAAAAAACTTCAATACCTCTTACAAAGAAATTggagaaaataatatcgaTAAGGAATCTTATAATCATAAATTGAATGTATTACAAACAGCATTTATTAGTATGACTATGCcacattttcaaaatgcAAATAATTGGTGGGTCTTCTACAAtgatatgaaaataataataaaagataatgaagaaataccACTAACAAGGATACAAGAGTTATCATACTCTTATTTAGAAACtgaattaaatttgaagaagaaacatgTTTCTAAATTAGTTGAGAGACAATTACAATCTTTAAAAAGGAATGAAAATAACCCTAATTGGTATATTacagaagatgaattattaccatATATTAAAAGTGAAATAATTGGTccattacaaaatattaatgGAATTGATTCACAAGAGAGATCATTactttttttgaatttcctTTATAATCATTGTATCATCAATTCTATTTTGAAATGGGAAATGATTTCAGATAAAAATTCAGAACATTTAAGtcattttttccaaataatTCTGAATGAAACACATGTTGATTCTTTGGAACATTTACATTCTACTTCTAAGAATTATAAAGAGTTAAGAGAAAAGTTTAAAATAATTGGGAATTTCTTACCATTACATATGAAGGAAATCATGGAAATGTTTTACGATGGTGATTTCTATTTATTCTCAACAGAGGAAATTATCGAATGGTTAAAGTTATTGTTTGCTGATACTCCAGTAAGGAAAAATGCAATCGATGACATTAACGAAATTAGGGGAGCGGCCCTAGAAAATTga
- the ATX1 gene encoding copper metallochaperone ATX1 (similar to Saccharomyces cerevisiae ATX1 (YNL259C); ancestral locus Anc_1.98): MAENHYQFNVVMTCSGCSNAINRVLTKLEPEVSKIDISLEDQTVDVTTSLPYETILEKISKTGKEVKSWKVL, encoded by the coding sequence ATGGCAGAAAATCATTACCAATTCAACGTTGTTATGACTTGCTCTGGTTGCTCCAATGCAATAAATAGAGTGTTGACTAAGTTGGAACCAGAAGTATCCAAGATAGACATATCTTTAGAAGATCAAACAGTAGATGTTACGACAAGTTTGCCCTATGAAACTATATTAGAAAAGATTTCCAAGACTGGGAAAGAAGTTAAATCTTGGAAGGTACTATAG
- the LTO1 gene encoding ribosome biosynthesis protein LTO1 (similar to Saccharomyces cerevisiae YNL260C; ancestral locus Anc_1.97): protein MDIFDNLLNLEEQFYEEGWDEGHNENLKNNYLEGKQFGLQVGFQRFVLLGQMSGFCDVLESLPFGNNANLLKNIEVIRTLIESVGMNNDEENVENLEKTLMKLKNKFRTILISVNRLMKKMDQTKSTPSPSINFDQFEDLSRVIAGEIKGFVEDEDVTEAKTTQDQAQAW, encoded by the coding sequence atggataTTTTCGACaatcttttgaatttaGAGGAACAGTTTTATGAAGAAGGTTGGGACGAAGGACATAACGAAaacttgaaaaataattaccTAGAGGGGAAACAATTTGGACTACAAGTTGGATTTCAAAGATTCGTCCTACTGGGTCAAATGAGTGGCTTTTGTGATGTATTAGAATCGTTACCATTCGGTAATAATGCGAacttattgaaaaatattgaagtTATTAGAACTTTGATTGAATCAGTAGGAatgaataatgatgaagaaaatgtaGAGAATTTAGAGAAAActttgatgaaattgaagaacaaattTAGAACCATATTGATTTCGGTGAATcgattaatgaaaaaaatggatcAAACGAAATCAACACCCTCGCCATCAATTAACTTCGATCAATTTGAGGATTTATCAAGAGTCATAGCTGGTGAAATTAAAGGTTTCgtagaagatgaagacgTTACTGAAGCTAAGACTACTCAAGATCAAGCACAAGCATGGTAG
- the POL2 gene encoding DNA polymerase epsilon catalytic subunit (similar to Saccharomyces cerevisiae POL2 (YNL262W); ancestral locus Anc_1.94) — translation MFGKSKNKGSSTARFVKNNSRFSNNNSNTASLSNNFALTAQQLMQASKIDDIDTLMGFERYTPPQFNGKVDLKNWKNIPGRVGWLINMHPTMLSQDHATNNNNNNNNNNGNSNSNSNSNSKSKHNTGMAELSGSNGIAGVDYYFLDEEGGSFKTSINYDPYFFVSCTDDSMVNDVEEFLKKYLESCLKGIHILQKDDLAMDNHLIWLKKTLIKLEFVNSNQLFEARKLLRPILADNKKNKLQRNIYNNNNAVSSNNNNNDTIVDAKQFIEDIREYDVPYHVRVSIDKDIRIGKWYKVTAGGFIENTEKVAFADPVVLAFDIETTKAPLKFPDSAVDQVMMISYMIDGEGFLITNREIISEDIEDFEYTPRPEYEGQFTIFNEDDEKALLERFFEHIREVRPTVISTFNGDFFDWPFVETRAKIHGLDMFDEIGFAPDSEGEYKSSYCSHMDCFRWVKRDSYLPQGSQGLKAVTQAKLGYNPIELDPELMTPYAYEKPQHLSEYSVSDAVSTYYLYMKYVHPFIFSLCTILPLNPDEVLRKGTGTLCEMLLMVQAYKGGILLPNKHTDPIERFYDGHLLESETYVGGHVESLEAGVFRSDLKNEFKIDPTAIDELIEDLPHALKFAIETENKADMNEVTNFDEIKTKITEKLLDLKENTKRNELPLIYHVDVASMYPNIMTTNRLQPDSIKTERDCASCDFNRPGKTCARKLKWAWRGEFFPAKMDEYNMIKRALQNETFPNKNKYSKKPYLTFDELSYSDQVAHIKKRLTEYSKKNYHRTKVSEIVEREAIVCQRENPFYVDTVRGFRDRRYEFKGLSKKMERENSLKSIHLINMVKMKQKMIVLYDSLQLAHKVILNSFYGYVMRKGSRWYSMEMAGITCLTGATIIQMARSLVERVGRPLELDTDGIWCILPSSFPENYFFTLQNGKKLFMSYPCSMLNYRVHQQFTNHQYQTLVDPVKHRYETHSENSIFFEVDGPYKAMILPTSKEEGKGIKKRYAVFNEDGTLAELKGFELKRRGELQLIKNFQSDIFKVFLDGNSLESCYAAVASVANRWLDVLDTKGAMVEDEDLIALICENKSMSKSLKEYEGQKSTSITTAKRLGEFLGEDMVKDKGLQCKYIISTKPFNAPVTERAIPVAIFSTDINIKRSFLRRWTMDRALDDFDIRTIIDWDYYRERLASTIQKIITIPAALQSVSNPVPRVEHPDWLKKKIAIKEDKFKQTSLSRFLSKTTDTPKAGKIKDIEDLFKNSDDENEGGHIKIARSTSKHKNGKRRRDQKEAAVEVLVLPSEKPSIDVDYEKWLEYQKIKWKIQNRDRNRRTQLFGNTNSSSERGAFGNIIRKQAETYANSTWEILQYNKSNEPGILDVFTLINGRIQNIKVKIPKTIYIKFKNDIIPTHKIKHFSIEKSNSSLPNIPQLVQSTNGTLYKLTVPEGTYLEELEDSSSILNDENVLGIFESNIPSNQRAIIELGSSVAFKSSVLGALGKGLQSGFDMKNLSMTDNEKYLHRSRLDVSYLLHFPTNIGYEFFTLFKSWGNTINVLVLKPSNQAQELNQSILEQTYRESYHKRSNKIKKFTHLVDVKEDVEFNFEYFTDISKLYRKISINMNKLKEEKGQQFLLLLQSPYSKKMMKSIQFLNQVPVVKLALNELNLPQLNWQNGLIKKLVSHLLSCGSWVSHLIELAKYSNIPIGNLNLDTMNFIIDVLYARKLKQEGIIMWWNENVPLPDHGGTEKEFDLNTSWLMNDSSYIEMNNPNVYDNAVLEIEISNLTVNTVLGSALINDAEGSDLADINVLDGNTNNGGSSAFVEDSFSGAALTVLRNMLKEWWDLALQDNSVADILVNSFVGWTQNPTCKLFDGSLRYHIQNLTKKSLLQLINEFNTLGSNVVFADRNKLLIKTTKFSPENCYAYSQYMIKSIRTNPMFGYLDLKITRYWDILLWMNQYNFSGIACSEIEEKEKQDFSAYSHWQIRNFLPSIFQSEFDDWMMIILDSMVKTKEAYLEKFAGNTQRFTQIIPMKARNGNANDSSEETCSISQFTELFRGPLIKRITKLFKNQQEFILDTQYASDYAFPVLPGSHLNLKNPLLELVKSLSHVMLLSKKTTLEVRELRKEVLKIFDIREFAKISEFKDPSTSLVIDGFLCEYCSYISDLDFCKADSETLFNCKNCHREFNKLLLQEHLIEKFYSTIETYVTQDLSCSRCHKIKQDYMSMHCDCSGSWEGVISPEKVTKEVQIFKQVAEYFEFDMVMNALSQFYY, via the coding sequence ATGTTTGGAAAAAGTAAAAACAAAGGGTCTAGTACGGCAAGATTCGTCAAGAATAATAGCCGCTTTTCCAACAACAATAGTAATACAGCATCATTATCGAATAATTTCGCATTGACTGCCCAGCAATTAATGCAAGCCTCTAAAATAGATGACATTGACACATTAATGGGGTTCGAAAGATATACTCCTCCTCAATTTAATGGGAAAgtagatttgaaaaattggaaaaatattcCTGGTCGGGTTGGTTGGTTAATTAATATGCATCCCACAATGTTATCTCAAGATCATGccactaataataataataataataataataataatggtaatagtaatagtaatagtaatagtaatagtaagAGTAAGCACAATACTGGTATGGCTGAATTAAGCGGCAGTAATGGGATCGCAGGTgtagattattatttcctagatgaagaaggtgGTAGTTTTAAGACTTCCATTAATTATGATCCCTATTTCTTCGTCTCATGTACTGATGATTCAATGGTTAATGATGTCGAAGAGTTTCTAAAGAAGTATTTGGAATCGTGTTTGAAAGGGATCCATATTCTTCAGAAAGATGATTTGGCTATGGATAATCATCTTATCTGGTTAAAGAAAACTTTAATCAAATTAGAGTTCGttaattcaaatcaattgtttgaagcaaggaaattattaagaCCTATCTTGGCTGAtaacaagaaaaacaagttacaaagaaacatttacaataataacaatgcCGTaagtagtaataataataataacgacACAATAGTGGACGCAAAACAGTTCATAGAAGATATACGAGAATATGATGTTCCTTATCATGTCAGAGTTTCCattgataaagatataCGTATAGGGAAATGGTATAAAGTCACAGCAGGTggattcattgaaaatacaGAAAAAGTGGCATTTGCTGATCCAGTAGTCCTAGCGTTCGATATTGAAACAACAAAGGCTCCATTAAAATTCCCTGATTCAGCAGTAGATCAAGTCATGATGATTTCATATATGATCGATGGTGAAGGGTTCCTTATTACAAATAGAGAAATCATCTCGGAAGATATTGAAGACTTCGAATATACTCCAAGACCAGAATATGAGGGTCAATTTACAAtatttaatgaagatgacgaaAAGGCATTATTAGAAAGATTTTTCGAACATATAAGAGAAGTACGACCTACTGTCATATCTACATTTAATGGTGATTTCTTCGATTGGCCATTCGTCGAAACAAGAGCTAAAATTCATGGTCTTGATAtgtttgatgaaattgGTTTTGCTCCTGATTCTGAAGGTGAATATAAATCTTCTTACTGTTCTCATATGGATTGTTTCCGTTGGGTTAAACGTGATTCGTATTTACCACAGGGTTCACAAGGTTTAAAAGCTGTCACACAGGCTAAATTGGGCTATAATCCTATTGAATTAGATCCCGAATTGATGACTCCTTATGCTTATGAAAAACCTCAACATTTATCTGAGTATTCCGTTTCTGATGCCGTTTCAacttattatctttatatGAAATATGTTCATCCTTTCATTTTCTCCCTTTGTACAATTTTGCCCCTGAATCCAGATGAAGTGTTAAGAAAAGGTACTGGTACTTTATGTGAAATGCTTCTTATGGTTCAAGCTTATAAAGGAGGAATCCTATTGCCAAATAAACATACAGAtccaattgaaagattttaCGATGGTCATCTATTAGAGTCCGAAACTTATGTCGGTGGTCATGTGGAATCCTTGGAAGCTGGTGTCTTTAGAAGTGATcttaaaaatgaatttaagATTGACCCAACAGCAATCgatgaattaattgaagatttacCCCATGCTTTAAAATTCGCCATCGAAACTGAAAATAAAGCGGATATGAATGAAGTGACtaattttgatgaaattaaaaccAAAATTACAGAAAAACTTTTGGATTTGAAGGAAAATACGAAAAGAAATGAATTACCACTTATTTATCACGTGGACGTCGCATCTATGTATCCAAATATTATGACAACAAATAGATTACAACCAGATAGTATTAAAACGGAAAGAGATTGTGCAAGTTGTGATTTCAATAGACCAGGTAAGACATGTgcaagaaaattaaaatgGGCCTGGAGAGGTGAATTCTTCCCAGCTAAAATGGATGAATATAACATGATTAAACGAGcattacaaaatgaaactTTCCccaacaaaaataaatattcaaaaaaaccATACCTCacatttgatgaattaagTTATTCAGACCAAGTGGCCCatattaagaaaagattgacagaatattcaaaaaagaattacCATAGGACGAAAGTTTctgaaattgttgaaagaGAAGCCATTGTATGTCAAAGAGAAAACCCATTTTATGTTGATACAGTCCGTGGATTTCGTGATAGAAGATATGAATTTAAAGGTTTAAgcaaaaaaatggaaaggGAAAATAGTCTCAAATCGATTCATCTGATAAACATGGTAAAGATGAAGCAAAAAATGATTGTTCTTTATGATTCTTTACAATTGGCTCACAAAGTTATCTTGAACTCTTTCTACGGGTATGTTATGAGGAAAGGGTCCCGTTGGTATTCTATGGAAATGGCTGGTATTACATGTCTAACTGGTGCTACAATTATCCAAATGGCTAGATCTCTTGTCGAAAGAGTGGGTAGACCATTAGAATTAGATACAGATGGTATTTGGTGTATACTGCCGAGCTCCTTCCcagaaaattatttctttactTTACAGAATGGCAAAAAGTTATTTATGTCATACCCATGTTCGATGTTAAATTATAGAGTCCATCAACAATTTacaaatcatcaatatcaaacaTTGGTAGATCCTGTGAAACATAGATATGAAACGCATAGTGAGAAttccattttctttgaagTAGATGGTCCCTACAAGGCAATGATTTTACCAACTTCCAAAGAGGAAGGGAAAGGTATCAAGAAGAGATATGCAGTGTTTAATGAAGATGGTACTCTGGCTGAACTGAAAGGTTTTGAGTTGAAAAGACGTGGTGAACTTCAATTGatcaaaaatttccaaagtgatattttcaaagtatTCCTGGACGGCAACAGTTTAGAATCATGTTATGCTGCAGTTGCAAGCGTTGCTAATAGATGGCTAGATGTCCTTGACACTAAAGGTGCAATGgtggaagatgaagatttaaTTGCATTGATTTgtgaaaataaaagtatGTCTAAAAGCTTAAAAGAATACGAAGGACAAAAATCCACATCTATTACTACTGCTAAGAGATTAGGTGAATTTTTAGGAGAGGATATGGTCAAAGATAAGGGTCTtcaatgtaaatatattatcagTACAAAACCATTCAATGCGCCAGTTACTGAACGTGCCATTCCAGTTGCTATTTTTTCAACCgatatcaatattaaacGTTCCTTCTTAAGAAGATGGACCATGGATCGTGCAttagatgattttgatattaGAACAATTATCGATTGGGATTATTATAGAGAGAGATTAGCATCtacaattcaaaaaattattacgATCCCCGCTGCATTACAAAGTGTTTCTAATCCTGTACCCAGAGTAGAACATCCAGATTggttaaagaaaaagattGCCATTAAGGAAGACAAATTTAAGCAAACATCATTAAGTCGATTTCTTTCGAAAACTACAGATACACCTAAGGCAGGAAAgattaaagatattgaagatCTTTTCAAGAATTCTGATGATGAGAACGAAGGTGGCCATATAAAAATAGCAAGATCAACTTCCAAACATAAGAATGGtaagagaagaagagaCCAGAAGGAAGCTGCTGTAGAAGTTTTAGTTTTACCGTCGGAGAAACCATCGATCGACGTAGATTACGAAAAATGGCTAGAGtatcaaaaaattaaatggaAGATTCAAAATAGAGATAGAAACCGTCGAACTCAACTATTTGGTAATACCAATTCATCCTCAGAAAGAGGTGCGTTCGGAAATATAATCAGAAAACAAGCAGAAACATACGCTAATTCTACTTGGGAAATActtcaatataataaatctaaCGAACCCGGTATTCTAGATGTGTTTACATTAATTAATGGtagaattcaaaatattaaagtCAAAATTCCCAAGaccatatatattaaattcaagaatGATATTATTCCTACTCACAAGATAAAACATTTTTCTATCGAAAAATCCAATTCCTCATTACCGAATATTCCTCAATTGGTCCAATCTACGAATGGCACCTTATACAAACTTACTGTCCCCGAGGGAACGTATTTAGAAGAGTTAGAAGATAGTAGTAGTATACTAAACGATGAAAACGTATTAGGCATCTTTGAAAGTAACATACCATCGAACCAACGTGCGATTATCGAATTAGGGTCCTCAGTAGCGTTCAAGTCGTCAGTACTTGGAGCTCTAGGGAAAGGTTTGCAAAGTGGGTTTGATATGAAGAATTTGTCAATGactgataatgaaaaatatttgcaTAGATCCCGTCTTGATGTTAGTTACTTATTACATTTTCCTACCAATATTGgttatgaatttttcacaCTCTTTAAATCATGGGGTAATACAATTAATGTATTAGTATTGAAGCCGTCTAATCAAGCACAAGAATTAAATCAGTCCATTCTTGAACAAACATACCGTGAATCATATCATAAGAGATccaataaaataaaaaaattcacCCACCTAGTGGACGTCAAAGAAGATGTAgaatttaattttgaatatttcacTGATATTTCTAAACTTTACAGAAAGATATCTATTAATatgaataaattgaaagaagagaagGGACAGCAGTTCCTGTTGTTATTACAATCTCCCTATTccaagaaaatgatgaaatctATCCAGTTTTTAAATCAAGTTCCAGTTGTGAAATTAGCTTTAAATGAACTAAATCTACCACAATTGAATTGGCAAAACGGATTAATTAAGAAGTTAGTTAGTCATCTTTTATCCTGTGGATCTTGGGTGTCGCATTTGATCGAATTAGCTAAATATAGTAATATCCCCATTGGTAACTTAAATCTGGATACAATgaattttatcattgatGTTCTTTACGcaagaaaattgaaacaGGAGGGGATAATCATGTGGTGGAATGAAAATGTACCATTACCCGATCATGGTGGAACAGAAAAGGAGTTTGATTTAAATACATCATGGTTGATGAATGATTCATCTTATATTGAAATGAATAATCCAAACGTATATGACAATGCAGttcttgaaattgaaattagtAATTTAACGGTAAATACAGTCTTGGGGTCTGCATTGATTAATGATGCAGAAGGTAGTGATTTAGCCGATATTAATGTTTTAGATGGTAATACTAATAACGGGGGAAGCTCTGCATTTGTAGAAGATTCATTTTCAGGCGCTGCATTGACAGTCTTAAGAAATATGTTAAAGGAATGGTGGGACTTAGCACTTCAGGATAATTCAGTGGCAGATATTTTAGTTAATTCATTTGTTGGATGGACTCAGAACCCTACTTGTAAATTATTCGATGGCTCACTAAGATATCACATCCAGAATCTGACCAAGAAATCATTACTTCAACTAATAAACGAGTTTAATACTTTGGGATCTAATGTTGTCTTTGCCGAcagaaataaattattgattAAGACTACCAAATTTTCCCCGGAGAATTGTTATGCCTATAGTCAATACATGATTAAATCTATCAGAACCAATCCAATGTTTGGTTATTTAGATTTAAAGATCACAAGATATTGGGATATACTACTTTGGATGAACCAATATAATTTTAGTGGTATTGCATGTtcagaaattgaagaaaaggagAAACAAGATTTTAGTGCTTATTCTCATTGGCAAATTCGAAACTTTTTACCATCAATTTTCCAATctgaatttgatgattgGATGATGATTATTTTAGATAGTATGGTAAAGACAAAAGAAGCCTATCTGGAAAAATTCGCTGGCAATACACAACGTTTCACTCAAATAATTCCAATGAAAGCAAGAAATGGCAACGCGAATGATTCTTCTGAAGAAACTTGTTCCATTTCACAATTCACTGAACTTTTCAGGGGCCCATTGATCaaaagaattacaaaattattcaagaatCAGCAAGAATTTATTCTCGATACTCAATATGCGTCAGATTATGCATTCCCTGTGTTACCTGGATCTCAtctaaatttaaagaacCCATTATTGGAATTAGTGAAAAGTTTAAGTCATGTCATGTTATTGTCTAAGAAAACGACTTTGGAAGTAAGAGAATTGAGGAAAGAAGTACTGAAAATCTTTGATATCAGGGAATTTGCAAAAATATCTGAGTTTAAGGATCCGAGTACCAGTTTAGTCATTGACGGATTTTTATGTGAATATTGTTCATATATCTCTGATCTTGATTTTTGTAAGGCAGATTCAGAGACacttttcaattgtaaGAATTGCCATAGGGagtttaataaattattgttaCAAGAACATTTGATTGagaaattttattcaaCTATCGAAACCTATGTTACTCAAGATTTAAGTTGTTCTAGATGTCATAAGATCAAACAAGATTATATGAGTATGCATTGTGATTGTTCTGGTTCATGGGAAGGTGTTATATCACCAGAAAAAGTCACGAAGGAGgttcaaatattcaaacaAGTTGCAGAATATTTCGAATTTGATATGGTAATGAACGCCCTATCTCAGTTCTATTATTAG